The proteins below come from a single Aegilops tauschii subsp. strangulata cultivar AL8/78 chromosome 6, Aet v6.0, whole genome shotgun sequence genomic window:
- the LOC109766485 gene encoding regulator of nonsense transcripts UPF2, translated as MESSQTENLTDTKQDDDARQSKQEDEEARIEEYKRLMDQKIALRRNNQNPERPDANYLRTLDSSIKRNTTVIKKLKTINDEQKDGLMDELKSVNLSKFVSEAVSYICEAKLRSADIQAAVQVCSLLHQRYKDFSPCLIQGLLKVFVPGKSGDDLDTDKNSRAMKKRSTLKLLIELYFVGIVEDASIFVNIIKDLTSLEHLKDREATQTNLSLLSSFVRQGRLFIGLRSHGHESYDEFFKDLNVTADQKKFFKKALNSYYDAVSELLQSENASLRLMEAENAKVLSAKGELSDENTASYEKLRKSFDQLLRGVSSLAEAIDLQPPVMPDDGNTTRVTTGTDVTPSSGKEPSVLEPIWDDDDTKTFYESLPDLRAFVPAVLLGEAEQKLNEQHAKGREQSSESNAEQETEVHDNAQTSSATEDQLEGKADDVAKDSEEKEKDKGKEAEKSKEKDLDRKTEKDKEKVRALDGGSLDNLLQRLPGCVSRDLIDQLTVEFCYLNSKASRKKLVRALFSVPRTSLELLPYYSRMIATLSSCMKDVPTMLLPMLEEEFNFLINKKDQINIETKIKNIRFIGELCKFKIAPAALVFSCLKACLDDFSHHNIDVACNLLETCGRFLYRSPETTIRMANMLEILMRLKNVKNLDPRHSTLVENAYYLCKPPERSARVSKVRPPLYQYIRKLLFSDLDKSSVEHVLRQLRKLPWVECQQYLVKCFLKVHKGKYSQVHLIALLTAGLSRYHDDFAVAVVDEVLEEIRVGLELNDYAMQQRRLAHMRFLGELYSYKHIDSSVVFETLYLIIMFGHGTYEQDVLDPPEDCFRIRLIITLLQTCGHYFTRGSSKRKLDKFLLHFQRYIIMKGPLPLDIEFDIQDLFAELRPNMTRYSSIDELNSALAELEEHERAASVEKPESERHSDNESQKRQPHDDGRGSANGAEGNGKDHGEGADSESYSDSGSIGGHEDEEDLLSEEKSNDASENEGDDEDDGMPVGSDEDEGVEVRQKVVQVDPKEQEDFDRELKALLQESLESRKSEVRSRSSLNMKVPMNVLEGSKDARAVESESGEETVDEEGGNAGGGSKVRVKVLMKKGHKQQTKQMFVPGDCSLVQSTKQQEAAELEEKQNIKRRILEYNEREEEEMNGGSSQMGNWGQGGSNTGSSIRSGGRGNWDGWIRGGARRHHAAGGFYQGYGRRR; from the exons ATGGAGAGCAGTCAGACCGAGAACCTCACAGACACTAAACAGGATGACGATGCGCGCCAAAGCAAACAGGAAGATGAG GAGGCTCGCATTGAAGAATACAAAAGACTAATGGATCAAAAGATTGCCCTTCGCCGAAACAATCAAAATCCTGAGAGACCAG ATGCAAACTACCTGAGGACTCTTGACTCAAGTATTAAACGAAATACAACAGTCATAAAGAAGCTCAAAACAATAAATGATGAACAAAAGGATGGATTAATGGATGAGTTGAAAAGTGTGAACTTGAGCAAATTTGTCAGTGAAGCAGTTTCTTATATTTGCGAGGCTAAACTTCGTTCTGCTGATATACAAGCTGCAGTTCAG GTTTGCTCATTGCTTCATCAAAGATACAAGGACTTCTCTCCTTGCCTTATACAAGGTTTACTGAAGGTCTTCGTGCCTGGTAAATCTGGAGATGATTTGGATACAGACAAAAACTCAAGAGCTATGAAGAAGAGAAGCACCCTGAAACTACTGATTGAACTGTACTTTGTTGGAATAGTTGAAGATGCTAGTATCTTTGTAAACATTATAAAAGATCTTACATCACTGGAGCATTTGAAGGACCGGGAAGCAACTCAGACAAATCTGTCTCTTCTCTCTTCCTTTGTTCGTCAAGGGAGGTTATTTATAGGGTTACGGTCTCATGGTCATGAATCTTATGATGAG TTCTTTAAGGACTTAAATGTTACTGCTGATCAGAAGAAATTCTTCAAGAAAGCCTTGAACTCTTACTATGATGCTGTGTCTGAACTACTACAATCAGAAAATGCG TCTCTTCGTCTGATGGAGGCAGAGAATGCAAAAGTTTTAAGTGCCAAAGGTGAATTAAGTGATGAGAACACAGCTTCATATGAGAAGCTCCGAAAGTCTTTTGATCAGTTACTACGTGGTGTATCCTC GTTAGCTGAAGCTATTGACTTGCAGCCTCCGGTGATGCCAGATGATGGGAATACAACAAGGGTTACTACTGGAACTGATGTCACCCCCTCTTCGGGAAAAGAACCATCTGTGCTGGAACCTATTTGGGATGATGACGATACCAAGACTTTTTATGAATCTTTACCTGATCTAAG AGCATTTGTACCTGCTGTCTTATTGGGAGAGGCTGAACAGAAGTTGAATGAGCAACATGCTAAGGGCCGTGAACAATCTAGT GAGTCGAATGCGGAACAAGAGACTGAAGTGCATGATAATGCTCAGACTTCTTCTGCCACTGAAGATCAACTTGAGGGAAAGGCAGATGATGTAGCGAAAGATagtgaagaaaaagaaaaggacaaGGGAAAAGAGGCAGAAAAATCGAAAGAGAAGGATTTGGACAGGAAAACTGAAAAAGATAAAGAGAAAGTAAGAGCCTTGGATGGTGGAAGTTTGGACAACCTGCTACAGAGGTTGCCAGGATGTGTGAGCCGTGATCTTATTGATCAATTGACG GTTGAGTTTTGCTACCTGAATTCTAAAGCAAGCCGGAAAAAACTTGTGCGGGCCTTATTCAGTGTTCCAAGGACTTCTCTGGAGCTTTTACCTTATTATTCTCGAATGATTGCCACATTGTCATCATGTATGAAAGATGTCCCTACTATGCTTCTCCCCATGCTTGAAGAGGAGTTCAACTTCTTAATAAATAAAAAG GATCAGATCAACATTGAAACAAAAATAAAGAATATAAGATTTATTGGAGAATTGTGCAAATTCAAAATTGCACCAGCGGCTCTTGTTTTTAGTTGTTTGAAG GCGTGCCTAGATGATTTCAGTCATCATAATATTGACGTGGCCTGCAACCTTCTTGAGACATGCGGACGTTTTTTATATCGTTCACCTGAAACTACAATCCGCATGGCTAACATGCTGGAGATACTGATGCGATTGAAAAATGTTAAGAATCTGGATCCGCGCCACAGTACACTTGTAGAAAATGCCTACTACCTTTGTAAACCACCTGAAAGATCTGCGAGAGTTTCAAAAGTTCGCCCACCTTTGTATCAA TACATAAGGAAGCTGCTTTTCTCAGATCTCGACAAATCAAGTGTTGAGCATGTTCTTCGCCAGTTACGAAAGCTACCTTGGGTAGAGTGCCAGCAATACCTTGTAAAGTGCTTTCTAAAGGTTCACAAGGGAAAGTACAGCCAAGTTCACCTGATTGCTCTTCTCACTGCTGGGCTTAGCCGTTATCATGATGACTTTGCTGTTGCAGTGGTAGATGAG GTTTTAGAAGAGATAAGGGTTGGGTTGGAGTTGAATGACTATGCGATGCAACAAAGACGACTTGCACACATGCGATTTCTTGGGGAGCTGTACAGCTACAAGCATATTGACTCCTCAGTTGTATTTGAGACATTATACCTTATCATTATGTTTGGTCATGGGACTTATGAA CAAGATGTGTTGGATCCACCAGAAGATTGCTTCAGGATCAggttgatcataacacttctgcAGACTTGTGGCCACTATTTCACTAGAGGCTCATCCAAAAGAAAGCTTGACAAGTTCTTGCTACATTTTCAAAGATACATTATTATGAAAGGCCCCTTACCACTTGACATAGAGTTTGACATTCAG GATTTGTTTGCTGAGCTACGACCAAACATGACCAGATATTCATCAATAGATGAACTTAACTCTGCATTAGCTGAACTCGAAGAACACGAGCGTGCGGCCTCAGTAGAGAAACCTGAGAGTGAAAGGCACTCGGACAATGAATCTCAGAAAAGGCAGCCACATGATGATGGCAGGGGTTCAGCGAATGGAGCCGAGGGAAATGGTAAGGATCATGGAGAAGGCGCAGATAGTGAGAGCTATTCAGATAGTGGCAGCATTGGTGgtcatgaagatgaagaagatCTTCTGTCTGAGGAGAAATCAAATGATGCATCGGAGAACGAaggtgatgatgaggacgatggGATGCCTGTTGGTTCTGATGAAGATGAGGGTGTTGAGGTTAGGCAAAAGGTTGTGCAGGTTGATCCCAAGGAGCAAGAAGACTTTGACCGAGAGCTGAAAGCCCTTCTACAGGAGAGTTTGGAGTCACGTAAATCGGAGGTGCGTTCCAGGTCCAGTTTGAACATGAAGGTACCAATGAATGTCCTTGAAGGTTCAAAGGATGCAAGGGCTGTGGAGTCAGAGAGTGGAGAAGAAACTGTGGATGAAGAGGGTGGTAATGCTGGTGGTGGCAGCAAGGTGCGTGTTAAGGTGCTAATGAAGAAAGGGCACAAGCAACAGACGAAGCAGATGTTCGTCCCTGGCGACTGCTCTCTTGTACAGAGCACAAAGCAGCAAGAAGCTGCCGAGCTTGAGGAGAAGCAGAACATTAAGCGGAGGATCCTTGAATACAACGAGAGGGAGGAGGAAGAAATGAATGGCGGATCGTCACAAATGGGGAACTGGGGCCAAGGAGGGAGCAATACCGGCAGCAGTATTAGATCAGGTGGGCGGGGCAATTGGGATGGTTGGATCAGGGGAGGCGCTCGGCGTCACCATGCCGCTGGTGGTTTCTACCAAGGATATGGCAGGAGAAGATGA